One segment of Asaia bogorensis NBRC 16594 DNA contains the following:
- the ybaK gene encoding Cys-tRNA(Pro) deacylase, giving the protein MKPASGQTPGLALLEKEGIAYTLHSHDYDPDASRKGLQAAESLGVAPERVFKTLMVWVDKDKPACAVIRSDHKLHLKAVAAALGGKSAAMMAPPDAERLTAYKTGGISPFGQKKRVPILLDRHALEQETIFVNAGRRGLQCEITPEPTASHFGWTVAALAE; this is encoded by the coding sequence ATGAAACCCGCCTCTGGCCAGACACCTGGCCTCGCCCTTCTGGAAAAAGAGGGTATTGCCTACACGCTGCACAGCCATGACTACGACCCCGATGCCAGTCGCAAGGGCCTGCAGGCAGCAGAGTCACTCGGTGTCGCACCGGAGCGCGTTTTCAAGACATTGATGGTCTGGGTAGACAAGGACAAACCCGCCTGCGCGGTTATCCGCTCGGACCATAAGCTGCATCTCAAGGCTGTTGCGGCCGCGTTGGGCGGCAAATCGGCCGCCATGATGGCCCCGCCCGATGCCGAGCGCCTGACGGCCTACAAGACTGGCGGCATCAGCCCCTTCGGACAAAAAAAACGCGTGCCGATCCTTCTGGACCGACACGCGCTTGAGCAGGAAACGATCTTCGTGAATGCAGGCCGCAGGGGGCTGCAATGCGAGATCACCCCCGAACCGACCGCCAGCCATTTTGGCTGGACGGTAGCGGCCCTTGCTGAATGA
- a CDS encoding DMT family transporter yields MAPFLFFAVVILWGLTWFAIHLQIGGTTADVAIFWRFVLSATLIGGGLALTGKLRLPPRPAWPWITGMGVCLFSCNFLGIYSSELYLPSGTVSVVFSMATLFNTLNLWLFFRKTPDLRVLAGGILGVCGVALLLAGDMAHENWHLMLAGMGFALLGTFLFSCGNMLSRHLARFDISLTNTIFWGMICGATLLAVIIPLSGHGYGFPLTARWLGGLLYLALFGSVAGFLFYLELVRRIGADKAAYATILSPVIALGMSAFFEQVHWSIPMLAGLVLILLGNVLAFLRRKPLPQPVEVEQG; encoded by the coding sequence ATGGCCCCCTTCCTGTTTTTCGCCGTCGTCATTCTCTGGGGGCTCACCTGGTTTGCCATTCATCTCCAGATTGGTGGCACGACCGCCGATGTGGCTATTTTCTGGCGATTCGTCCTGTCGGCAACCCTGATCGGGGGCGGACTGGCGTTGACAGGCAAACTGCGCCTCCCGCCCAGACCGGCATGGCCCTGGATCACAGGAATGGGCGTCTGTCTGTTCTCCTGCAACTTCCTTGGCATCTACAGTTCTGAACTCTATCTGCCGAGCGGTACCGTCTCGGTGGTGTTCAGCATGGCCACCCTGTTCAATACGCTCAATCTCTGGCTGTTCTTTCGCAAGACGCCCGATCTGCGCGTGCTGGCTGGCGGTATTCTGGGTGTCTGTGGCGTGGCCCTGCTTCTGGCAGGGGACATGGCGCATGAAAACTGGCATCTGATGCTTGCAGGCATGGGCTTTGCCCTTCTGGGCACCTTCCTGTTCTCCTGCGGCAACATGCTCTCGCGTCATCTCGCCCGGTTCGACATCAGTCTGACCAACACCATCTTCTGGGGCATGATCTGTGGCGCGACCTTGCTGGCGGTCATCATCCCGCTGTCAGGGCATGGTTATGGTTTCCCGCTTACGGCACGCTGGCTGGGTGGCCTGCTCTATCTGGCCCTCTTCGGCTCGGTGGCGGGTTTTCTGTTCTATCTCGAACTGGTTCGTCGCATCGGTGCCGACAAGGCCGCCTATGCCACCATTCTCTCCCCCGTCATTGCGCTGGGCATGTCTGCCTTCTTCGAACAGGTCCACTGGTCCATTCCCATGCTGGCAGGGCTGGTCCTGATCCTGCTTGGCAACGTGCTGGCATTCCTGCGCCGCAAGCCCCTGCCCCAACCCGTCGAGGTGGAGCAGGGCTGA
- a CDS encoding CsbD family protein — MSSFTDKVSGTVKQVVGSIKEETGKLTHNEKLEAEGAAQNLEGKAEKTKGDVKSAVNNGIDSVKDGFNKL; from the coding sequence ATGAGCTCATTCACGGATAAGGTCAGCGGCACCGTCAAGCAGGTCGTCGGCTCGATCAAGGAAGAAACCGGCAAGCTGACCCATAACGAGAAGCTGGAGGCCGAAGGTGCGGCCCAGAATCTCGAAGGCAAGGCTGAAAAGACCAAGGGCGACGTCAAGAGTGCCGTCAATAACGGCATCGACAGCGTCAAGGACGGCTTCAACAAGCTCTGA